The proteins below are encoded in one region of Methylocystis rosea:
- a CDS encoding RNA polymerase sigma factor translates to MQSLQRQAANSFSKTTPEAELISRAADGDGVAFEAIMRRHNQLLFRTARSIVHNDAEAEDVVQDAYLRAWRALGNYRAESKLSTWLVRITTNEALGRLRRKSAQIIPLEAAMTPHESEAQTALNDEPERSPEQSMMRVQMRKLLEARIDLLPEAFRTVFMLRAIEEMSVEEIAEALEIPEATVRTRFFRARSLLRESLAQEMDAGLSDVFAFAGERCDRIVTGVLERCKAEGLASEE, encoded by the coding sequence ATGCAATCACTTCAGCGTCAGGCGGCAAATAGCTTCTCGAAAACCACGCCGGAGGCAGAGCTGATCTCGCGCGCCGCTGACGGTGACGGAGTGGCGTTCGAAGCCATCATGCGACGGCACAACCAGCTTCTGTTCCGTACGGCGCGTAGCATCGTGCACAATGATGCGGAGGCGGAGGATGTCGTCCAGGACGCCTATCTGCGGGCGTGGCGCGCGCTTGGAAACTATCGCGCCGAGAGCAAGCTCTCTACCTGGCTTGTGCGGATCACGACCAATGAAGCGCTCGGCCGCTTGCGGCGAAAGAGTGCCCAGATCATTCCTTTGGAAGCTGCCATGACGCCCCATGAATCTGAAGCCCAGACAGCGCTGAACGATGAGCCTGAGCGTAGCCCAGAACAATCGATGATGCGGGTTCAGATGCGCAAGCTCTTGGAGGCGCGCATCGACCTTCTGCCGGAGGCCTTCCGGACGGTGTTCATGCTGCGCGCGATCGAGGAGATGAGCGTCGAAGAAATCGCCGAGGCGCTGGAGATCCCCGAGGCGACGGTGCGTACGCGCTTCTTCCGAGCTCGCAGCCTGTTGCGCGAAAGCCTTGCCCAGGAGATGGACGCGGGCTTAAGCGACGTTTTCGCCTTCGCCGGCGAGCGGTGCGACCGCATCGTGACCGGTGTCCTCGAACGCTGTAAAGCGGAAGGGCTGGCCAGCGAAGAGTAG